A segment of the Aureliella helgolandensis genome:
ATTCGAAGAACTGGGTGGCGCGAACTATCGTGTAGGGAACCGTCGAGGCTTTAATGAGCTTCTCTTGTGCCACCTTCGCCCGCATATAGCCGCTATCGGGCAGGCGGTCGGCGCCAACAACTGACAGAGCTACGTGGTGCCTCACTCCCGCAACTTTCTCCGCGGCTAGCAAATTTCGGCTCGACGTCTGGAAAAAGTCCATTACGACATCGTCGGCAAACGATGGCGAATTTGCCACGTCAACCACGACATCTGCTGCGTAGACGACCTTGTTCAAACCTTGGCCAGTGACTGTGTTGACACCAGTCGACGGTGAAGCTGCGATCACTTCATGCCCTTGCGCAAGTAGTCTCTGCGTGAGCTTCGTTCCTATCAATCCGCTGCCACCGATGATGACGATCTTCATTACGAAATCCTTGCAGGTTGTGCTCACTGGAGAGCAAGTTAAAAACGAGGCTCGTGGCTCCCAATTGCGTTGGGTTCGCTCCTCGGGGAGAGACTATGGGAAACGTGAACCTGCTGGCTCACTCCAGCGTAGAAGCGGGCTGATAACCGCCTGGTGCCGTTTGCAACGCAATATTCACTCGGTTCCATGCGTTGATGGTGGCGATAATCCAAGCTAGGTCACCCAGCTCCTCCACGCTGAAGCAGGCGCGCACGGACTCATGTGTTTCTTCAGAGATTTGCCGCTGCGAGAACCGTGTCAATTCTTCTGCAAACTGAAGACCAGCACGCTCTCTCTCGCTGTAGTACGGACTCTCTCGCCAAGCAGCCAGGCCATAGAGACGCTGCTCGGATTCGCCATCGTTTCCTCCTTGTCGCTAACTGGCGACTTATGTGGTACTACTTGCTATGGCGATCAACCATCTCGGCGGGTAACACGATCTCCTCGGTGTCTTGAGGATGCAGTACGACTGCAATGAGCCGAGTGTTGGTCGTCGGAGACGGATTCCGCGAGACTCGATGCAAGCAGCCGGTCGGCTCGTAAAAGGTCTCGCCCGCGTTGAAACGCCTCGTTGGTTGATCGTCGATCCCTAGTTCGTATTCACCTTCGAGCGCATAGACGAAACCTGGCCCAGGATGCCGATGTGCCTGGCCGCTCTGACTAGGCCGTAGGGTCACTTCCACGGTTGTCGCTTTGGCCTTTTGGCCATCGAGTGCTTCGACGATCTCCACCGCTGAGAGGACTTTCACGTGCTCCCCTGCCTCAGACGCCTGTTCCGCAAGCGCTAGGCCAATGCCCAGGCCCAGAGCTAGCAAACAAGCAATTCCCCAGCCTATGAACTTTCGCCGCATCATTGTCCTCCTTATTATGCCTGGATGCCATAGTCCCGCTGTACCTCGGGCCACATAATTTCTAGGACGCTGGGGGAGGTTGAAACGTGACAGCTTGGAACCGATTTCTCCAATTTCGTGACGGTGAGCAGTCGGCTAGGTCGCTCCGCAAGCTTTGAATTGAATTCTAGCTATCCTTCGCAAACTCACATTATTCTCAAGCAACTCGAGAGACCGTGGAGTGGAGGGACAACCTACCCCGCCTCGCAGCCGCTAGTCCTACGCGACGACCAACGCCTCGTTAGAGCTTCAACGCAGGAATTGATCTTGCCCTACCGCCAGATGCTCTGCCGGGCTGACACCCGCCGAGGCGAGTCTGCGACTAGACAGCGACCAGATAGCGACGGCACGGGATGGGATGGGGGGACGGTTTGCCGATAGAAATGCGCAGCTCGCTCGCCGGCCCGATTGTATCCCAGCAGGCTGTCGACAGCCGTTGCGATACCTACTCGACGCCAGATCTAGAAGATCAGACTCGCTCGATAGAGGAGTCTAGCCCTGCAAGCCGAGCGTTTTCTCCGAGAGGGGCTAATGCGGTGGTCGTCCCCAGCTGAAAATATCAGCTTCAGAGAGATAGCTGGGAGCGTCTCAAATTAGATTAGGATACTTATCCCAAGCAATCGCTGAGCTTGCCACTGTAGGGTTAGAGCAGTTCCTCAGCCCACTCGGACTGTTTAAGGCCTGCAATTCGGTCATCCTCATCGTCGTCGCCTAGGCTAGCGAAGTACCAATCGCGGCCTCCTCCGCCGGTCATAAAATCGCGTTCACCATCATCGAAGACCGTTTGCTCCGCTCCGCTGGTCTGCAGGAAATAGTCCTCATTAAGGCGGTTCGAAAACTGATCAGCGTCGCTGTTCGATCCTCGAAGATTTTCCGCTCGGTGGTCGTAACTTCGCTCCGAGGTCCATTCGCGTTGGAGAAACGACAAGGCAAGGCGGTTGTTGTCAAAGGACGTATAACCTGAAATCAACAAATCGGCGCCGCTGGAGCCCAACAGCGAATCGTTACCGCGTCCTCCAATAAGCAGGTCTCTGCCTTGCCCTCCGAACAGCAAGTCTGCCCCTTCGCCACCGATCAGAACGTCATCCCCTTTAGAGGACCTCAGAGTGTCGTTACCGGCTCCACCATGCAGAAGCATGCTGTGTGATATATTCCCGGACGCCTGCACCCAATCGTTTCCGCCGCCCGCGAACACTTCAATCTGGCTGTAATCCGCACGCTTAAAGGTTTGGGTGTGGAACCACCCTGGTAAGAAGTTGGCGGTGACATAGTGACGACTCCCCAATTGATTGATCAAGACCAGATCGGCCCCGCTTGTGCCAACGATTTGTAAGACTCCGTCGCGTACGGTAGCTCCGGTCACGAACGATTCCGCACGTGTTGATACGACGGCACCGTCGTCATCTGACACTACAATTGTCACGTCGTAGACACCAGCCTCTCCATATTCATAGTTGAATCGCTGCCGGCCGGGGGAAACATCCGTAGTTGTTTGCTGTCCGTCGCCCCAGTCGATGAACGCAGTGTGAGTATCGAGCGTACCTTCATCACTGAAGCCGAAGTTCAAGGCAACGGAACTTCCCCAACTGTTTAGGGAAACATCGTTTAGAATGGGCGCCACGTTATCGACAGTGATCATTGCGTTCTGCGTGACCCGGCCACGCGGTTGTCCGTCATCGATACTGACGATGATTTCGTAATCAGTACTTTCCAGCCCAATTGGATCATCCAAATAGGAGTGTTCAGCCGTGAAAGTCCTTGTGGTCTCATCCACGATGACGGATGAACTTTCCCCATCCCCCCAGTCAATGATGATTTCGTGGGTGTCCAACAATCCGACGTCTGTAAAGGCGCCGCTGACGCGAGCAATTCCGTTTTCTTCTATCTCCGAGGTAATCGATAGGGACTCGATAACAGGCATCGCGTTGGAGACGGTCAAGCTGAAACTCGCGTACGACACACCACCTTCGCCATCGTCGGCGGTGATCGTAACTTCGGATTCCGACATATCATCCACAGAGTCGTAGTTCCACGTCCACGACCGATCGCCGTTCGTCACGATAGTTCCGAGTGAAGCGGTGACGGACACGGTATCGGCTGGCACGTCCGTGGCCGTGATTAGCTTGGTCCACGAGCCGCCTTCAACAATCGCTACTTCCGCGGTATCCATCGTCAAAATGGGGGCTGCGTTGGAGACGGTCAAGTTGAAGCTTGCGTACGATACTCCGCCTTCACCATCATCGGCGGTGATTGTCACTTCGGTCTCAGGCAAGTCGTCCACAGCGTCGTAGCTCCAAGTCCACGAGCCGTCGCTATTCGACACGATGGTTCCGAGTGAAGCAGCTACAAGCACAGTGTCTGCTGGCACATCGGTGGCTGTGATCAGCTTGATGACTGAATCGCCTTCGTTGAGCATCACATCTGTGGTATCAACGGCTAGAATTGGTGCCGCGTTGGTAATATCGATAGTAGCCGTTGCCACATCCGACTCGCCGAAGCTATCAGTAACCCGTAGTGAAACCGTCACGCTGTTCGGTCCATCTAGCAGACTGGCATCGAAGGTGGGGAAGACACCTAGCTCATCACCTCGGGACGCATCTGCACCGGTTTCTCCAAAATAGCCATCTCCATCCAAATCCCAAGCAAGCGTAAGCGTATCTTTCGGCAAGTCTGGGTCGGTAGTCAAAGAACCGTCCAAGAGAATCGCTTGGCCCTCCTCGACCGCATACGTTCCACCTGCATTCGCAGTGGGTGGTTCGTTAAGCGCCTCGATATTCAGGTCTTGCACCGCACTTACAATTGACTGATCATTCAAAACGATGGAATATCGCAGCCGATAGAGTCCAGGCTCCGCCGGTAAATAGGAAAACGACTCCTCAGCGGAAGTTGTAATTGTTATTTGGTCTTTGGTCAGCGTCCAAGAGAAGGTTGCATCAAGCAATTCCAGTTGAGCGGGAATCGAGGCCTGTGCGGTGAAACTCTGGCCTAGGGTCGGCAAGCTGTTGAAATCGAAACGCGGCGCACGTCCATTCGAGACTTGGCGAAAACCTTGATAGACCAACTCCGTCCCTGCTGTCTCAAAAACTCCGTCTTCCGGCCCCTGGATTCTGTGCTCCACATTCGAGGCGAGTTCATTGTTCAGTGAGAGGATATCGTCAATGGCGTTGGAAGAGATGATCAACCCGCGGTTGGGTTCGTCAACACTTTGAGCGTCCACTTGCAAGTTCGTGACGACATCCGGTGCTGTTGACAAGGTGAAATTCGCGGCCGGATTCAATCGTCCATCGAGAACCACTTCGCCTGCTTGGCGAACGAGCAACTGATTACCTGCCAGCGTGACCAGCACTTCGCTGGTAGCTTGCAGGCTTTGCAATTGAAACTGAAAATCATCGTCTGCCAGAATCGTTCCCTGTGCGATCGGCTTTTGCAGGATCGCCCCGGTGGCGTTACTAAGAGACAGTTGGAACGCCTCGTCCAACTCAGCCAAGGTATCACCCAACACGGGAACACGGATGGTCTGCATCGCATCATCGCCTGGATTCCAAAGTAGGGTTCCCGAGGTCGCCACATAATCACCCTCGGCGGCGGTGGCAGATTCGTCTTGCGTAGAATAATCCACAGAAACCGGCTCATTGAAGTGTGACGAAATTGAAACCTCGAATACAGCAAACTGCGTGCCTGTGTCACCTTCGGCGATGGACGCGTCGGAGACTACGACGCGGACTGGTTCAATCACGCCGGGAGTCGCGGCGTCGGCCAACCCGTTTTGGATCGAAGAGGTGTATGTGGCCACTAGCTCGGTGGCAGTGATCTCGTCACGACCAAAGCGTCTTGCATCATCGGTGAGTGCACCCCGTGCGACGATCTTCAACTTCGTGACTGAATCAAGGAATGCGAGGTCTGCTGATACTGGGGTGGCAAACAGGGCCGCGGTGTTGACTGCGATGACTTCCGCCAAGGCTTCAGAATTTTCTTGCCCGACAACTGCGCCGATATCAGCAGCAGCGGTACGAATGAGGCCCTCAATGACCACTGGATCGGCCAGATTGAGCCGTGAACCCTCCGCGTTGATTAGGGTGGCCATACGCGTGTAGATTGCGTCACTCGCCGTCTCGGCCGTGGTACCAGCTACTTCACTCAAGAAACCTCCCGCGATAATCGCCGTGTTGTTGACTGCATTGGTGGCTGGATAGGTACGCGCGGCGACAATGTCTCCCGCTACTGTGGCAGAGATGGCTGAGCCACGCCAGTATTCGAATGTCGCAAGATGCAAACCGGATAGAACACGCTCATGTGCATCAGCGACTTCATAGCCATGGTTGTTGACCAGTTTGCTCGCTAGTGTCGTCAGTGGAGTGACAACAAAGGAACCAGCAGGTGCGGTCAATTGGGTTCGTTCGGTAATCCCGGTGGCTGGATCCATCCCGCCGAAGGCGACCAATTGAGCTTCGTCGGCATCGATGAAACCACTGGAGTCCCGGTCCATTTCGGCCGGAAAGTCCATGAGGAACGAACCGTCGCTAAAAGTGGTTACCAATGGTTCCTCGGGCTCATTGTCGCTGCGCAAGCCGTCACCATTGAGGTCAACAAAGTCGCGAATCCCGTTAAAGTTCCCGTCCAAGAATACTTCGCTTGAACTGAGGTAGCCGTTGGCAATATGCAAACTCCCAAAGGAACTCGCCGTCCAGCTATCTGCTACGGTGGCGCTATTTCCGCTTGAGCTCTGGCCGGTATCAACGGTACAACCAGTTGAAATTGCTGACGAACCATAAGAAACTCCGCTGGGACAATAGGCGGTGTTTTGATCGCTGGAGCGAATGCCTACGAACTGGTAATAGTTGTCACCAATCGCACCAAATCTGACATATTCTTCTTTGACTTTATCCCATACCACGGGTTGGCCAACAGTTGCCCTGATCTTTTCGCTTTCTTCTATTCGAAGATCGTCTAACGTGTGGATATAGAAGTACGCGTTCTTCTGATAGGCGGGGATATTGAGCCAACCGTTGCTGAGGCCGCTGGTTGTGAAGTCATTGGAGTAGGCCCTTCCACTCGCATAGGGAAAGCTGACGGGAACCCACACGCTTCGATCGGCGGCATACGGCATGGAAACACGGATCCGCAGCGAACCTCCTTCGCTGATCCAAGTCGATGTAGACGAATAGCTAGAGCTACCGGGTTGCTTGCCGCGTACCTGGGAAATCTCGGGCCTCGGGCGTTCATCAATGTCGATAAGTACGCGAGCATACTGCGAGCCATCAAGGTTCGCGTTGGTGAGGCTTGCAGTACCTACGCTCGGCCTCAGCCAAACTCCTACGGACTCCCTCCCTTCAATCACTGCATCGTTTTTCAGCTTGACCTTGATGTACGCGACCCTTTCGCCTGGCTCAATTTCCACATAGGTTGACCGTGTCTTGTAGGTGGAGTGCGCTTCTTGGACGACTTCGTAGTCAGAGCCATTTGTCGCGCTGCCATAGGTTTGGAAGGGCACGCGGGCGCGGCGATTCGAGGTTGCCGAAAGACTTACTTTGTACAGAATCGTGCCAGATCCTTCGGACACGATGCTCGAAGCTGTACTGAGTGAGACCAATGGGTCGTTGTCTTGGATGCGAATTTCGTGAGATGGAAACTTTCCAAGCTGAGCTCCGGGAATACCGGAAGTACCGAGGGACAAGTAGACCCGTTCGGTGGTTTCGTGAGCGGCGTCATCGCTCGGATTGATCGTTACGGTAACCGATGTTTCGCCAGCAGGGAGCGTAACCTCATTCGCAGGGCCGCTTAAATCGCTTGCCGTGGAGTTGTAGGTCGCCCCTGCTGTAGCGGCACTATAGGAAAGCGGGATGCTGATGTCGTTAGCAAAGGTTATCCCACCGGTTTCAATCGTTAGTTCAAAGGAGGTATTGTCCTCCCAAATGACCGTACGCTTGCTCGTGAATGTCAGCTTGGCGACATCGTCGTCCTCAATCAATAGGTTGGCGGCAATTCCAGGCCGCACAAGTTGAGCTTGGTCAGGCAGGTTGCTTCCGAACTTTACCGACACTAGCTCATCGAGTTCTCCATTGTCATCATCGCCGATGATAATTGAAAATGTGGCCTGCGTCTGATTGGCAGGTATTGTAATTGTTTCCGGACCAGAATAATCGACTCCAAAACTTGCGCTGCTGCTAGCGTAGGCAATCGGTAGCACTAAATCCGTCTCTGGAGGCTCGGAGGCGGTAACCACAATTTGAGCTGCCGCATCACCTTCTGTCACTGTAATATTGCTGGTTTCAAAATCTACCAGAATGGCGTCATTAGCTAGAATCGTACCGAGAAAGCGAGAGTAACGATGGTTGGGATGGAAGCCCTGCCCACTGCTTCCCATCTGGACGGAAAACGATGACTGTGGTTCGGAGAGTTCATCGTCGGTCACTGTCGCAGATACCGATCCTGCCAAGCTGCCCGCAGGTATCACGACGATGTTGCTGGCGAAGCTGTAATTAGGGTTGCTCGGTGAGAAGAGCAGTGGAACCACTACATCCACCTGGGCTAAATTGCTTAGCTTGACGGATAACTCAAACTCGTCGCCTTCATTTAAGACACGCGAAGTCGGGCTGAATGCCAACGTTGGTCGCAAGTCTCCATCGTCGAAGATAGTCGCGTTGAATTGGCTAAGTTGGCTGTCGCTGGTGACGCGGGCTTCTTCGAGTGTTTCCGGGAAGCGTAAGGCAAGTCTCTCCAATGTAGGTTCGAATGCAGTATCGTTTAACGTATTAAACTCCAAAATCGCGGTCGTCTGATTGGCGGGGAAAACTAATACTCTACTACTTAGACGGAAATCGCTATCGATCGTTGCGGTCGAAGACGACAGATCCAGCGGAATCTCAGTCCTGACCGGAAACGGCCTATTTAACTGGACGATGATCGGCTGAATTCGGTAGGGTTCGCGTTCGAGTGCGCTGAAGTCGCGAGTGGAAAAGCTGATCGTAGGTCGATTGTCTGGAACAGTGATTGCCAAGTCTTCGACAGAAACATCAATGTTGCGAGTCGAAGTGCCGCCGTCGCCATCGCTTACCTTGACGCTGACGGTGTAGTTCAGCGTAGATTGGGAGGCAATGGCATATAGATGATCGAGAACCACTCCGCGCTCGCCGTCGGACAGTTCAATGGTTTGGACCGGTGATCCATCACCAAAATTGATTTCGACTGAGTGCGTGTCGAGTATTCCAGGATCGGAGAAAGAGACTGGAAGATTTAGGTGTGCGTAGTTGTAGGCTTTAAGATTCTGTGGAGCCTGCGGCGCGAGAGTGGGGCTCGTGTTGTGAGTCGTGATAGGTGCTTCCGTGTGGGATGCGTTGCCTTCAGTGTCCGTAACACGCAAACCTACCAAATTTGCGTGAGGGCCATCGGGGCGAGAATAGCTGACTTGTTCTCCAACTGCGTCGACGTCGAAGACTCCATCCACGAAGTCAAAGTCCCATTCGAATAGTAGTAAAGCGTTGCTATCTTCAAAGTCCGACGATCCGCTTGCATCCAGCGTAATGGTCGTACCCTCATCGAGTGTGTATTCGCCGCCCGCGATCGCGATTGGGGCAAACTCATCGTTGAAGATGGTCAGAGTCGCGGTGGGGTGAATTTTCCCCGGAAAACCGTAGTCACTAAAATTCGAAAGCGATAGTTCCGCTGTCTCATCGCTCTCGACCTGACGCTCCCCCAGAATCGTGATGGGAACCGTCTTGGTCAGTTCTCCAGGCGCGAAGCTGACGGTGATTGGCTCGGACGCAAAATCACTGCCAGATGTTGCGGTACCAGAACTCACGATTACGTCGACCGAAGTCGGAATCGAAGTCTCCACCGAGCGATTGATGGTGACAAAATTGGTCACCGCGAGTGTATCACCTTCGATAGTTTCGTAGCTAGACGCTGAGAAATCATAGATCGGATTCTTCACATTGGTCGTCGTTAGAACCACATCGTTGCCCGTCATGCCGTCCACTCCCAAGTAGGAAATGCGTGCATTGAGCGACGAACCAAGGAAGTTTTCCATGATCGCGCCCTCCGGCAAGCCAGTGAACGAGCCAGTAATTGGTTGAGTTCCGTTGTTCTCCACGATGACATACTGAAAATCTTCAAGCGGAGCGTAGCCGTTTGACGTTGTGAGGTCCAAGGTGACATCGTTGTCAATCGTCAGACTACCACTGACCCAAACTTGATCGTGGTTGGATGCTGCTTCCCCGGGTGCGTCGCCATTCACTTCCACCGAGAATGACGAACCACCGCCCAATTGCAAATCACCAGCCACATCAAGAATCCCTGGCGATTGGCCTGGAGCAATTTGACCCACTAGAGTCAATCGGTTGGTCCCTAGGTTGAAGTCCGTTCCGCTGGTATCGTGAATCACAGTTCCCACGATGGTCACATCGTCGCTGAACGTGGCGGTTTTGATTTCAATAGCGCCGGTTTGCGAGTCACCGAAGGTGAGCGATGCAAAGCCATCGGTAAGTGCAGCCAGCGTTTCATCCGAGAGGCTCAATTGGCCCGCTCCGCCGCCCAGCCCCATACTAGCTCCTGGCGTCAAAGGGGCTATCGTCAGGTCACCGGGGGACTGAATGGCGGCCCCAAAGAGGATTGCCAAGTCGTCTGTTTTGAGTGAGAGACGGCCGGAAGTAGGCCCAACTTGGGCCCAGTACACGTAGACTTTCGGGCTTTCAATTTCAATCGCTCCGTCCGCCGCTGTCAGTTCCAGGTTAGGATCCCGCAACGCGATGTACGAGTTCACACCGATGATGCGAATGTCCGCTGCATGTTGACCTGTACCGGTTGAGGAAATCGATGGCGTGCCGGGATTGTTCGTGGTGTAATAGTAGGCGGAAACGCCGGGGCCCGATTCGCTTTGCCCGCGTAACTCAATGTCCCCGTCGATACTAGTGATCGTGTAATTCTGCACGGCCGAGTCAGCTTCTAAATGGATTCCCGGTTGGTTGCCGCGGCCGGTTCCATCGAGCAAGATCTGAGCGGCGTTTACTCCACGACCGGTTGAGGAAATCTCTCCCCAGTTGTACGACTCGATACCACGCGAGTTGTTGTTACCAGCGACTCCCGTGAGGACAATATTCCCATAGGCACTAGTAAGAATGCCGTCGGAACTGTTCAGCTCGATGCCGTTGTTCAAATTGGTGATACCGTCTCCTGTACCGTGGATCGAAATGGTAGCAGCATTGGAAGTCGTACCGGTGGAAGCAAATACGATACCCGAGCCCGCCACTAGGACTCCCTTGCTGCTCCACCAGTGGCTGGGCGAGGTGCCTTGGACCGTACCGCCCTGTCCCTTGATGGCGATATCGCCGTCGCGGCTTTCAAGGGTCGTTCCCGTTCTAATTTGAATACCGTGTGGTGACGTGCCGCCGCCGCCGGTACCGTCCAACGTGATCTTGCCCGCATCCATTCCCAGCCCAAGTGACTTCAGCTCTGTGGATGCAAGATTGATCCCCGTGTTGGAGCCTCCGGCGCCGCTGCCACCGTGGCCCATAACCGAGATGTCACCGGTAGTCGCAGTGATGCTTACATTTTCAATTTCCGAACCAGAATTGCCGCTCCCCTGACCGTTTCCACCGGTTCCAATCAGTGAAATATTTCCTAAGTCAGGGGTAGTACTCGAGGATACGATCGATAGCTTGCGGAGATATAAGCCTTTGCCTGAAGACGAGCTTTCGCCACCGGTTCCGCGCATTTCAATGTCGCCATCCACGGTCGAGATGACGCCAGTGTCTTTTCCGTCGGCATTAATGCCATACGCGGCTGCGCTACCTCCGTCGCCACCGGTACCCACGATGCTGATGGAGGCGGCATGGGCACCAACTCCAGTGCTACGAATGTACTGAAATCCTGTGTCAAGCTCGACGCCATATCCGCCGTCGCTACCCGTTCCGACGATGGAGATATCACCATCGATCGATTCGATGGCTCCACTGGCCCAAAAGCGGACCCCACCAAGATTGCTAGTCCCCTGACCGATAATGGAGATGGTTCCAGCATTGACGCCTACGCCCGTTGATTGAATCGTACTGGTGATCAAGGAATAGCCCAGTTGCGTGGCTGCTGGATCGTACTGATTCTGGATTGTGACAGGACCGTCTACTGTCGAGATCAGGCCTGAGACTCTCACTTGATGCGAGTGGTTGTCTCCGATTTGAATCGCTGCCGCATTTGTACCAGTACCGGTGGAATGAATTCCACCGGCAGTCACCATCGACCCGGTAACCGTAATATTGCCAGTCCTCGACGCGATTGAGCCGCCGGCATTTGCCCGGCCATTCAAACCGGTGGCTTCGACGGTGAAGCTGCCCATCCCGGTTGACTGGAATGTACCCGAGAACGTGCTTCCTGGTGCGACGGAGGAAAAGTCTCCGTCGACGGTCGTGACGACGCCGACGAGTGAAACGCTGCTACCGCTGAAATTTAGATCGGCCGCCAGAGGCGATGTACCGTTGGATGCAACATGGGTGCGAAGGAGGTAGATGCCTGTGCCACTTGTCGCATGGCCGGTTACGTCGACGTTCCCAGTCATGCTTGACAGCGAGCCATCGAGGAGATGGACTCCGTAACCATTGCGACCGCTGTCTCCGCCCGTACCGCTGATTGAAATGGTAGCCGCTGCGGCTGTCGTACCCGTCGATTCGATCGCTACACTTCCGAGTACCACCCCGCGGTTTTCGCTGTAGCGGTCAGCTGCATCGGTGCGATCGCCACCGCTGCCAGTAATCGAGATTTCTCCGTCGACGCTGCGAATTGCAGAGGACCCAACGCCTGAGACGTGGATACCATCATTGTCGCGTGATCCGTCGCCTCCGGTACCGGTGAGCGTGATGTTGGCGGCATCCGGCCCCGTTCCCATCGATTCGATTGCCCCAAAGTTACTGAGATAAATTCCCCTGTTGGCACTGCCCACCCCATTTCCGGCCACTCCAGTGAACGTCACGTTGCCATCGACGCTGGAAATTCCGGTACTCAGGTCGCTGATGGATACGCCTAAACCGCGGTCTGCTGCTGTACCCGAGATGATGATCTCACCGGCAAATTCTCCCGTCCCCGTGGACGCGATTCTGTCAAAACCTTCCATCAGAATGCCGCTGCTGCCTCCAGTCCCTGGACCAGCAATACCGTTGATGTCGATATCTCCGTCAATAGTGGTCAATGAGTAGTTTCCGCTCACAAAATGAACACCACTTGCCCCGACGGTCGCACTGACCAAGCCAGTGCCCGTGAGCGAAATATTGCCGGCATCAGCTCCTGTACCCGCTGATGCAAATCCGCCCCTGATGCTTAGCCCCAGTCCGCTCCTTGCCGGACCACTCTGTCCAATACCACTGACACTGATATCCCCATCGACCGTCGACCAACTACCTCCCGTAAGTGTGCCGATTCCGTGACCTTCCCTGCCCGCAGTTCCGTTCACCGTAATGTTGCCCGCAGACGCTCCCACTCCAGTCGATGACACGAGCGCACTGACCGAGACGCCACTCCGGTAGTCTCCAATTCCAAGCCCTCCGTCCCCGCTAATTCTGATGTCACCGTCGATCGTTTCCAACGCGGTAGCGATTCCACCGATCACCACCGCTGAACTCGAACCGATCGCTTGGCCCGTGCCAAGTTGCCCAAGAATGGTGATATTGCCTGCGTCGCTTCCGCTACCCGTTGACCTGATTCCGTCGATGTTTTGGATATCCACCCCGCGCTGGCTCGAGAGTGTGTCCGCGTTTCCACCACGCCCCGAAATGGAAATATCACCATCAATCGTTGTGATGGAGACATCGCTACCGGACATTTGCACTCCCGTTTCAGATCCTTTCACGTCGGGTGCTAGGCCGTCGATCACGATATTCGCTGCCCCCGGCCC
Coding sequences within it:
- a CDS encoding cupin domain-containing protein, with product MMRRKFIGWGIACLLALGLGIGLALAEQASEAGEHVKVLSAVEIVEALDGQKAKATTVEVTLRPSQSGQAHRHPGPGFVYALEGEYELGIDDQPTRRFNAGETFYEPTGCLHRVSRNPSPTTNTRLIAVVLHPQDTEEIVLPAEMVDRHSK
- a CDS encoding carboxymuconolactone decarboxylase family protein, producing MTRFSQRQISEETHESVRACFSVEELGDLAWIIATINAWNRVNIALQTAPGGYQPASTLE